The region CCTTTTCAAATACCGCAATTCGATCGGAAATCTCCAGCGCTTCTTCCTGGTCATGGGTCACATAGATTACAGTGATGCCTACCTGCCGCTGTAAATCCTTTATGTCCTTACGCATTTTAATACGAAGCTTTACGTCCAGATTGGAAAGCGGCTCATCCAGCAAAAGAGCCTGGGGCTGAATAACCAGGGCCCGGACTATTGCCACCCGCTGCTGCTGCCCGCCTGAAAGCTGGCCGGGATGACGTTTCTCCATTCCTTCCAGGCCTCCCACTGACAGAGCCCATCGCACACGATCATCAATGACTTTTTGCGGAAGCTTTCTCATCCGCAGTCCGTAGGCAATATTATCATAAATGGACATATGGGGCCAGAGCGCATAGTTCTGGAATACAAACCCTACATTCCGTTCCCATGGATTTAAAGAGGAAATATCCTTTCCATCGAAAGAAATATGGCCTCCTGACAGTTCCTCAAAGCCGGCAATCAATCGCAGCAAGGTAGTTTTTCCGCAGCCGGAAGACCCTAATAATGTAAAAAACTCTCCAGGCTGAATATTAATATCAACTCCCTTTAATACTTCAACTTCACCGAATTTCTTAATGACATGATCAATTTTTATTGATGCTGGTTTCAGCGATATGTTGTCATTCATAATTCCACCCCTTAACCTTTCTCCTGAAACTTAACATTTTCCCGCCCCATCCTGCTTAATAGATACATAGGCACAAATACGAAAATCATCAACAATACAGCCATCGAGGATGCAATGCCAAAATCGGTGTTCGCCGACATCGCCTTTTGAAAGATCACTACAACCATGTTCTCCCACGGCGGCCTGTACAGCATAATATTGGTACTGAATTCAGTCATGATCTGAGTAAAGGCCAGGGCACTGCCGCTTAAAACCCCGCCCATCATGAGTTTTAAGGTAACATCTATGAACACTCTGCCGGGCTTAGCCCCTACCATTAACGCGGCTTCTTCCAGGGAGGGATGGACCTGATACAAGGCTGCTTCTGCGTTTTTCACGGAAAACTGCAGCTTCCTTATAAAATATGACAATACCAATATGATCCATGTGCCAGTCAGAACAATCGGCGGTTTATTAAACACAACAATGTAACCGATGGCCATGGTCATCCCAGGAACAACATAGGGAATAATAACTGAGAAGTTCAAAAAAGGAGAAAACAATTTATAACGCTTCCGTACAATAATAAATGCAATGCCCACACCCACCACAATATTTAAAACAGTAGCCAGACCGCACATGAAGAAAGTCATTAAGATCGGGCGGTAATAATGGGAAAACAGATGATAATAGTTTTCCAGTGTAAGCCTGATGATGGGCAGCCCATTTGCTGCAAAGTCAATGACAGGCTTTCCGTTCTTAAACCGGAACAGGGAATATACCAACAGCGTAATGTGAGGCATAAATGAAATAATCACATAGAGAAATACAATAAAGGTAATAACAAAGCCAAGCAGCCTGCCCGGTGTTTTTTCCTCATACCGTTTCGCCGAGATAGAGGAATACGCCTTTCCTGCCAGAATAATCCGCTGCAATGTGAGAAATGCTCCGGCAATCAACAACATAATGATACCTGCCGCTGCTGCTTTGGACAAGTTTCCTCCCATCTCACTGACAAATTCATTGTAAATGACAACCGGCATAACCGGAAACTCGCCCCCAAGCATATAAGGCGCACCAAAGTCGGAGAAAGCGCCAAGTCCCGCCATTAAAAGCCCGGTAAGAATTCCCGGCAGAGCCAGTGGCAGCTCAATTTTTAACAGCGTGTCAATTTTATTGCCGCCAAGGATTAATGAGGCTTCCTTATGGGCAGGGTCCTGAGCGATAAAGGCTTCATAGCAGGTAAGAAATACCAGGGCGGAAAGGGGCCAGATATTTACCCATACAATTCCGGGAATCCCCTTTAAGCGAAACGGTACATCAATGCCTGTTGTCAGTTGAATCAGCCAGTTAAAAAAACCAAATCGTTTCAGTAAGATTACCCATGCCTGTGCCCCCAAAAAGGGAGGGGCACAGGAAGCCATGGTAATTAATGTAATTATCAGGTTTTTATTCCTGATTTTATACCGCGCCATAAAGTACGCGATGGGAACACCTATCAGAGCGGTGACAGGGGTGATAAC is a window of [Clostridium] saccharolyticum WM1 DNA encoding:
- a CDS encoding ABC transporter permease, producing MKRLKDPWIYLTSLFVILSIVAIIIPMFWIFASAVMPKEGGISLINFVKFFTERTTKSAFKNSLILTAVITPVTALIGVPIAYFMARYKIRNKNLIITLITMASCAPPFLGAQAWVILLKRFGFFNWLIQLTTGIDVPFRLKGIPGIVWVNIWPLSALVFLTCYEAFIAQDPAHKEASLILGGNKIDTLLKIELPLALPGILTGLLMAGLGAFSDFGAPYMLGGEFPVMPVVIYNEFVSEMGGNLSKAAAAGIIMLLIAGAFLTLQRIILAGKAYSSISAKRYEEKTPGRLLGFVITFIVFLYVIISFMPHITLLVYSLFRFKNGKPVIDFAANGLPIIRLTLENYYHLFSHYYRPILMTFFMCGLATVLNIVVGVGIAFIIVRKRYKLFSPFLNFSVIIPYVVPGMTMAIGYIVVFNKPPIVLTGTWIILVLSYFIRKLQFSVKNAEAALYQVHPSLEEAALMVGAKPGRVFIDVTLKLMMGGVLSGSALAFTQIMTEFSTNIMLYRPPWENMVVVIFQKAMSANTDFGIASSMAVLLMIFVFVPMYLLSRMGRENVKFQEKG
- a CDS encoding ABC transporter ATP-binding protein; its protein translation is MNDNISLKPASIKIDHVIKKFGEVEVLKGVDINIQPGEFFTLLGSSGCGKTTLLRLIAGFEELSGGHISFDGKDISSLNPWERNVGFVFQNYALWPHMSIYDNIAYGLRMRKLPQKVIDDRVRWALSVGGLEGMEKRHPGQLSGGQQQRVAIVRALVIQPQALLLDEPLSNLDVKLRIKMRKDIKDLQRQVGITVIYVTHDQEEALEISDRIAVFEKGVVQQIGKPQEIYKNPANPFVAQFVGTSNFIEGTISNGEFVTHSGKPIPLRPGIQEEGRVKLCFRPEHVRLGRIQEEGAFPVTVISGAYRGNCVNCVAEVEPGLELTIHTDEEFESGEKLWLSIQKYSYFK